In a genomic window of Jaculus jaculus isolate mJacJac1 chromosome 8, mJacJac1.mat.Y.cur, whole genome shotgun sequence:
- the Pabpc1l gene encoding polyadenylate-binding protein 1-like: protein MTASASGGQGCALSSLYVGDLHPDVTEAMLYDMFSPVGPILSIRVCRDVTTRRSLGYAYINFQQPADAERALDTMNFEVIKGQPIRIMWSHRDPGLRKSGMGNIFIKNLENSIDNKALYDTFSTFGNILSSKVVYNEHGSRGFGFVHFETYEAAQKAISTMNGMLLNDRKVFVGHFKSRQKREAELGARTVGFTNIYVKNLHVDMDEQGLQDLFSQFGKTQSVKVMRDISGQSRGFGFVNFEKHEEAQKAVDNMNGKEVNGQQLYVGRAQKRAERQSELKRRFEQMKQDRQGHYQGVNLYVKNLDDSVNDEKLREVFSVYGVITSAKVMTESNHSKGFGFVCFSSPEEATKAVTEMNGRIVGSKPLYVALAQRKEERKAILTSQYRRRLSRPVLGSFQQPASYVLPSVPQSAAQAVYYGSGSMAPMQPDPRWTAQCSGPSSTCPPAASVVQPPPSMPQHPGARLSSTRQASTQVPCPVSHTQRVANIGTQTTGPGREGCSVPGQPLLPYRGSSAVYSAHGVREQAVYVPGHQPLTASMLAALPPHEQKQMIGEHLYSLIHEAYAPLTGKITGMLLEMDTLELLLLLESPESLHAKAEEAVAVLQEHQAMESTEGHKS, encoded by the exons ATGACCGCCAGCGCGAGCGGCGGCCAGGGCTGCGCGCTCTCCTCGCTCTACGTAGGTGATCTGCACCCCGACGTCACCGAAGCCATGCTTTACGACATGTTCTCCCCCGTCGGCCCCATCCTGTCCATCCGCGTGTGTCGCGACGTGACCACCCGGCGCTCGCTGGGATACGCCTACATCAACTTCCAGCAGCCTGCAGATG CGGAACGAGCACTGGACACAATGAACTTTGAGGTGATTAAAGGTCAACCCATCCGCATCATGTGGTCCCATCGAGACCCTGGACTTAGAAAGTCAGGAATGGGCAACATCTTTATCAAAAATTTGGAGAACTCCATTGACAACAAAGCTTTATATGATACCTTCTCCACCTTTGGGAACATCCTCTCTTCTAAG GTGGTGTATAACGAACATGGCTCCCGGGGCTTCGGCTTTGTGCATTTCGAGACCTATGAGGCTGCGCAGAAGGCTATCAGCACCATGAACGGGATGTTGCTAAATGACCGCAAAGT CTTTGTTGGCCACTTCAAGTCTCGACAGAAGCGGGAGGCAGAGCTTGGGGCTCGAACCGTGGGATTCACCAACATCTATGTGAAGAACCTTCACGTGGACATGGATGAGCAGGGCCTGCAGGACCTCTTCTCCCAATTTG GAAAGACACAGAGCGTGAAGGTGATGAGGGACATCAGCGGCCAGTCCCGGGGATTTGGGTTTGTCAACTTTGAGAAGCATGAGGAAGCCCAGAAG gcTGTGGACAACATGAACGGCAAGGAGGTAAACGGGCAGCAGCTGTACGTGGGCCGGGCCCAGAAGCGGGCAGAGCGGCAGAGTGAGCTAAAGCGCAGGTTTGAGCAGATGAAGCAGGACCGGCAGGGCCACTACCAG GGTGTGAACCTCTACGTGAAGAACCTGGATGACTCCGTCAATGATGAGAAGCTGAGGGAAGTGTTCTCTGTCTATGGAGTTATCACCAGTGCCAAG GTGATGACCGAGAGTAACCACAGCAAGGGGTTTGGCTTTGTGTGCTTTTCCTCTCCAGAAGAGGCGACCAAGGCCGTGACAGAGATGAACGGGCGCATCGTGGGTTCCAAGCCGCTGTATGTGGCGCTGGCGCAGCGCAAAGAGGAGCGGAAAGCCATCCTGACCAGCCAGTACCGGCGGCGCCTCTCCCGCCCCGTCCTGGGCTCCTTCCAGCAGCCCGCCAGCTACGTGCTGCCCTCTGTGCCCCAG TCTGCAGCACAGGCTGTGTACTACGGCTCTGGCTCCATGGCTCCCATGCAACCTGACCCAAGGTGGACAGCCCAGTGTTCTGGACCTTCAT CCACCTGTCCTCCAGCTGCCTCAGTGGTTCAGCCACCACCAAGCATGCCTCAGCACCCTGGTGCTCGCCTCAGCAGTACCAGGCAGGCCTCCACCCAGGTGCCATGCCCAGTGTCCCACACACAGAGAGTGG CCAACATTGGTACCCAGACCACAGGACCAGGCAGGGAGGGATGCTCTGTACCAGGCCAGCCTCTCCTGCCATACAGAGGTTCCTCAGCGGTATACAGTGCCCATGGG GTTCGGGAGCAGGCTGTGTATGTCCCTGGCCATCAGCCCCTGACTGCGTCCATGCTGGCTGCGCTACCCCCGCACGAGCAGAAGCAGATGATTG GGGAGCATCTCTACTCCCTCATCCACGAGGCTTACGCCCCGCTGACTGGCAAGATCACGGGCATGCTGCTGGAGATGGACACCTTGGAGCTGCTGCTCTTGCTGGAGTCTCCAGAGTCCCTCCATGCCAAGGCAG AAGAGGCGGTGGCGGTGTTGCAGGAGCATCAGGCCATGGAGTCGACAGAAGGCCACAAGAGCTGA